A DNA window from Doryrhamphus excisus isolate RoL2022-K1 chromosome 2, RoL_Dexc_1.0, whole genome shotgun sequence contains the following coding sequences:
- the foxo4 gene encoding forkhead box protein O4, whose translation MEESLVPPIDPDFEPQSRPRSCTWPLPRPDISAVKQEAPDSTESTAGTPPNDEDKPEPQPIASEPEKASPASEGGAVGGVGGAAATPRKGSSRRNAWGNQSYADLISQAIENSPEKRLTLAQIYDWMVKTVPYFRDKGDSNSSAGWKNSIRHNLSLHNKFLRVHNESTGKSSWWMLNPEGGKTGKAPRRRAASMDNSSKLLKSRMRAKQTKKQAGAGAAGALQGDGNAGSTGADSPGSSQQFPKWGVSSSSPSSRGSLDDGDMWTTFRPRTSSNASTLSGRLSPIAPGQEDDDNLPEDGLLGRYAASTLTPTLTETLMEELDLIDGLTLMTGQQGGASPSTAPPAPPTPLPSASTLLPRGSNFSSFHQLQPSQTSPLTGNQAPVGANSKEPPAFSNSLFNPLSSSSSRGSGHYGAHVPSSLEALLTSDSPPPSDVLMTQVDPLIPNPGGVGLMGLGSSVAGVRPKPNQLLLGKGLEPNTVAPRSLQAQMQQHLHHQHHQHQHHSQMSLGMILAGMPQDLAQMSAVKAQHAAVPAGGAHHAVPSAGPALQGLAQFAAPSCFQATPDRLPTDLDVDMFTENLDCDVDYIINSDLMDADGIDFNFDPILPGGQGYVGPATTQGSAHNWVPS comes from the exons ATGGAGGAGTCACTGGTGCCACCCATCGACCCAGATTTCGAGCCGCAGAGCCGACCCCGGTCCTGCACATGGCCGCTTCCGAGGCCCGACATCTCAGCCGTGAAACAGGAGGCCCCCGACAGCACCGAGTCCACCGCTGGAACCCCGCCCAACGACGAGGACAAGCCTGAGCCGCAGCCAATCGCGTCCGAGCCGGAGAAAGCGTCGCCGGCGTCCGAGGGCGGAGCCGTCGGCGGAGTGGGCGGGGCTGCCGCCACGCCCAGAAAGGGGTCATCTCGGCGCAACGCGTGGGGCAACCAGAGCTACGCCGACCTCATCAGCCAGGCCATCGAGAACTCGCCGGAGAAGAGGCTCACTCTGGCGCAGATTTACGACTGGATGGTCAAGACGGTGCCTTACTTCAGAGATAAAGGAGACAGCAACAGCTCTGCCGGGTGGAAG AACTCCATCCGCCACAATCTATCGCTGCACAACAAATTTCTGAGGGTCCACAATGAGTCGACGGGAAAGAGTTCCTGGTGGATGCTCAACCCCGAGGGAGGGAAAACGGGCAAAGCCCCCCGCCGCCGAGCTGCTTCCATGGACAACAGCAGCAAGCTGCTAAAGAGCCGCATGCGGGCCAAGCAGACCAAGAAGCAGGCGGGCGCCGGGGCCGCCGGGGCCCTGCAGGGCGACGGCAACGCGGGTTCCACCGGCGCAGACAGCCCCGGTTCGTCGCAGCAGTTCCCCAAATGGGgcgtcagcagcagcagcccctCGTCCCGAGGGAGCCTCGACGACGGCGACATGTGGACCACATTCCGGCCGCGCACCAGCTCCAACGCCAGCACCCTGAGCGGGCGTCTGTCGCCCATCGCCCCGGGCCAGGAGGACGACGATAATCTCCCTGAAGACGGGCTTCTGGGGCGCTACGCCGCCAGCACCCTGACCCCCACTCTCACCGAGACCCTCATGGAGGAGCTGGATCTGATCGACGGTCTGACTCTGATGACCGGCCAGCAAGGGGGCGCCAGCCCCAGCACGGCACCTCCGGCACCCCCCACCCCGTTACCGTCCGCTTCCACGCTGCTGCCCCGCGGCTCCAACTTCTCCTCCTTTCACCAGCTGCAGCCGTCGCAGACGTCCCCCCTCACCGGCAACCAGGCCCCGGTGGGGGCCAACAGCAAGGAGCCCCCCGCATTCAGCAACTCCCTCTTCAACCCTCTGTCCAGCTCCAGCTCTCGTGGGTCGGGTCACTACGGCGCCCACGTGCCCTCCAGCCTCGAGGCCCTGCTCACCTCGGATTCTCCTCCTCCGAGTGACGTCCTCATGACCCAGGTGGATCCGCTCATACCCAATCCCGGCGGGGTGGGCCTCATGGGTCTGGGGTCCTCGGTGGCGGGCGTGCGGCCTAAACCCAATCAGCTGCTGCTGGGTAAGGGTCTCGAACCCAACACGGTGGCCCCCAGGAGCCTCCAGGCTCAGATGCAGCAGCACCTCCACCATCAGCACCACCAACACCAGCATCACTCTCAAATGAGCCTGGGCATGATCCTGGCCGGGATGCCCCAAGACCTGGCGCAGATGTCGGCGGTCAAAGCCCAGCACGCCGCCGTGCCGGCGGGCGGCGCTCACCACGCCGTCCCCTCGGCCGGCCCCGCTCTGCAGGGCCTGGCTCAGTTCGCCGCGCCGTCCTGCTTCCAGGCCACCCCGGACCGTCTGCCCACGGACCTGGACGTGGACATGTTCACCGAGAACCTGGACTGCGACGTGGACTACATCATCAACAGCGACCTCATGGACGCCGACGGCATCGACTTCAACTTTGACCCCATCCTGCCCGGGGGCCAGGGCTACGTGGGGCCGGCCACCACGCAAGGCTCCGCCCACAACTGGGTGCCCAGCTAA
- the sesn4 gene encoding sestrin-3 has translation MIICTNKMEYPLRSPRQLVQKQAMVNNEKERVSLLFVKALSGRGSVDAVSQQMASHPQYLDSFLRAQHYILHMDGPLPLPCRHYIAIMAAARHHCNYLVYLHSAQFLRLGGDPLWLQGLEAAPPRLRLLDHINKVLAHQPWLTACSHIKTLLKSGEQCWSLAELVQAVVILAHCHSLCSFVFGSNADSDLAPLSRSPNGTPPTFCPFDAANGNPNVPQSEHRARRRSLDSTTDAPCLKERIHRSTQEERDRLQTLQQSDVEEEEEMIYFADPSLFITDPDFYYQDFARRDDDHFQVFRAQDYSWEDHGFSLVNRLYSDIGHLLDDRFRSVTALSSQHSPDLKRAIWNYIHCVLGIRYDDYDYGEVNQLLERDFKLFVKAVACFPDPTKTPACPLSWAPLKPSERIHVNLLIMEARLQAELLYALRAITQYMIA, from the exons GCGATGGTGAACAACGAGAAGGAGCGAGTGTCGCTGCTCTTCGTGAAGGCTCTGAGCGGCAGGGGCAGCGTGGACGCCGTCTCCCAGCAGATGGCCTCCCACCCTCAGTACTTGGACAGCTTCCTGCGAGCGCAGCACTACATCCTGCACATGGACGGCCCCCTGCCCCTGCCGTGCCGCCATTACATCGCCATCATG GCGGCTGCACGACATCACTGCAACTACCTGGTGTACCTGCACTCGGCGCAGTTCCTGAGGCTTGGCGGCGACCCCCTGTGGCTGCAGGGCTTGGAGGCGGCGCCCCCGCGCCTCCGCCTCCTCGACCACATCAACAAAGTCCTCGCCCACCAGCCCTGGCTCACGGCCTGCTCACACATTAAG acgctcCTCAAGTCGGGCGAGCAGTGCTGGTCACTGGCCGAGCTGGTGCAGGCGGTGGTCATTCTGGCCCACTGCCACTCGCTGTGCAGCTTCGTCTTTGGCTCCAACGCCGACTCGGACTTGGCGCCCCTCAGCCGGTCCCCCAACGGGACACCGCCGACCTTCTGCCCCTTTGACGCTGCTAACGGCAACCCCAACGTGCCTCAGTCGGAGCACAGAGCACGGCGACGG TCTTTGGATTCGACTACCGATGCGCCGTGTCTGAAGGAGCGGATCCACAGGTCCACACAGGAGGAGCGAGACAGGCTGCAGACGCTCCAGCAAAGCG acgtggaagaagaagaggagatgATCTACTTTGCAGACCCCTCCCTCTTCATCACCGATCCCGACTTCTATTACCAGGACTTCGCCCGCCGGGACGACGACCACTTCCAAGTATTTCGAGCTCAG GACTACTCATGGGAGGACCACGGCTTCTCCTTGGTCAACAGACTGTATTCGGACATCGGCCACCTCCTGGACGACCGATTCCGAAGCGTCACCGCCCTGTCGTCGCAGCACAGCCCCGACCTGAAGAGAGCCATCTGGAATTACATCCACTGTGTCTTAGGCATCCG GTACGACGACTACGACTACGGAGAAGTCAACCAGCTGCTGGAGCGAGATTTCAAGCTCTTCGTCAAGGCCGTGGCGTGTTTCCCCGACCCCACCAAAACTCCAGCCTGCCCGCTCAGCTGGGCTCCACTGAAACCGTCGGAGCGG ATACACGTCAACCTGCTGATCATGGAGGCGCGGCTGCAGGCGGAGCTGCTGTACGCGCTGAGAGCCATCACTCAGTACATGATCGCCTGA